Proteins encoded within one genomic window of Thioploca ingrica:
- a CDS encoding 23S rRNA methylase, with product MSKNHHTNSSQRWLQEYHTDKYVKQAKHAGYRSRAVYKLAQIDARDHLFHPGMMVIDLGAAPGGWSQWVQQRLHHQVKLIAIDILPMEPLPGLTFIQGDFQESKIIDELRSYLGEQTVDLVMSDMAPNISGIKAIDQPRAMLLAELARDLALEVLVEQGHFLSKIFQGEGFDAYLKVLKSHFRKVVIRKPDASRARSAEIYVLASGYQPQNRVKELSY from the coding sequence ATGAGTAAAAATCACCACACTAACAGCAGTCAACGGTGGTTACAAGAATACCATACGGACAAATATGTTAAACAAGCTAAACATGCGGGTTATCGTTCCCGAGCCGTTTATAAATTAGCTCAAATTGATGCGCGTGACCACTTATTTCATCCCGGCATGATGGTGATTGATTTAGGTGCAGCGCCAGGGGGATGGTCTCAATGGGTTCAACAACGTCTACACCATCAGGTCAAACTCATCGCGATAGATATTTTACCAATGGAACCTTTGCCAGGGCTTACCTTCATTCAAGGTGATTTTCAAGAATCTAAGATAATAGATGAGTTACGTTCTTACTTAGGCGAACAAACCGTTGATCTTGTAATGTCGGATATGGCACCCAATATCAGTGGTATCAAAGCGATTGATCAACCACGTGCTATGTTATTAGCCGAACTGGCTAGAGACTTGGCTTTAGAAGTACTGGTAGAGCAAGGACATTTCCTCAGTAAAATTTTCCAAGGTGAAGGCTTTGATGCTTACCTCAAAGTGTTAAAATCTCATTTCCGCAAAGTCGTTATTCGTAAACCAGATGCCTCACGTGCTCGGTCAGCAGAAATCTACGTTTTGGCCAGTGGTTATCAACCCCAAAATAGAGTGAAGGAATTAAGCTATTAA